The segment CAAGACTTATTACAGAATACGACTTGGCGATTTCAGAATTGGTCTGGAAATAAGTAACAATACGGTGACCTTTGTTACGTTTGACAATCGTAAGGATATCTACAAGAAATTTCCTTGAAAAGGATTATGCAAAGAATTCCCACACTATTCTTTTTTTTAATAACGTTTGGTGTCCTTTCTGCCCAACCTAAAAACAAATATCAGGGTTTTCCATCTCTGGTGTGGCCCAAGCTGTATGATATTCAGTATGAAAAAGCCTTCGATGATAACGGTGAATATGACAAACCCATATTCAGTGCTGCGGCTAAATCACTGGCCGGTAAAACAGTTGTGCTGCCCGGCTACATGGTACCGTTCGACAACGGAACAAAAGGCACTGTGTTTATGCTTACCTCATTACCATTAAATGCTTGCTTCTTTTGTGGTGTGGGCGGGCCCGAATCGGTAGTACAGGTATTTTTAAAAAGTACAATTACCTACACCGAAAAACCAATTGAAGTAAAGGGTGTTTTACGCCTCAACGATAAAAATCCAGACCTGATGATTTATACGCTGGAGCAGGCTGAGTTTTTAGGAACGATTGATTTTTAACCGCAATTATTCAATAGGATTGAATAATTTGACGAATGAAAATCAGTAACTTACAAGTAAAGACTTTAAACCCTTTTGGTGATTTTCATTGTCAAGGTTAAACCCTGACAATGCTGATAACACCGTCAGCATTCGTCAGTTATTTATGTCGTAACTTATTCCTAATGCATAACCTGGGTTTAATTACCCAAGCAGGTAATAACCGGCAAGAAAAATCACCAGGGCAAGCAAGGCACCTACAGCAACCTTCACAATTACGGAATCCAAACGATCGGATGATCGTGTAATTCGCCTGATACGCTCCCGCACAAAACTTCGCTTCTCTTTTTCAGTTTCCATGAGCATAGTTAATTATGCTTTAATAAGGAAGTTGCACAGCCCGTAACCCGATCCGTAGTATTTTATCTATTTAAGCCCATATTGATCGATAAGGTACACCAAAGCTGCCATGGATGCTGCCCCTAACTCCAGTTCGCGTTTGTCTACTTTATCAAATGTATCTTCTGGTGTGTGATGATAATTGAAGTATCGCTGTGAGTCGGGTAAGAAACCCATTAGCGGAACACCTTGCGGTGCAAGCGGACTAATATCAGCACCGCCCCCTTCCTGACTGAAATCAGAAAGTCCGTACGGTTCCAGCAAGGGTTTCCAACTTCTTATTTTCTCTTTTGCCTTTGCATCGGTCGGTAATGTAAAGCCGCGAGGGGTAAATCCACCGCGATCAGATTCCATCGCAGCAATGTGCTTTTCGTTTTTAAGCTTTGCCTGGCTGGCATATTCTACACCACCCCGCAAACCATTTTCTTCGTTCATAAACATAACGGCACGAATGGTGCGTTTGGGCTTGTAACCCATGGCTTTATAAATGCGCAGCACTTCTATCGACTGAACACAGCCAGTTCCATCATCGTGCGCACCCTGACCAAGATCCCAGCTATCAAGATGCCCGCCCACTACAATAATCTCATCGGGGTGCTGCGAGCCCTTCAATTCACCGATCACATTAAAGGAAGGGGCATCGGGCAAGGTTTCGCAATGTGTTTCGAAATAGAATTTTAATTCTTTGTCATCCTTCAACAGGCTGCTCAACAATTCCGCATGGCGGGTAGCGATGGCGACAGCGGGAATCTTCGGAACGTTCAATGCATACCGTAACGAACCTGTGTGCGGATAATCTTCTAGGTTAACACCCATCGAACGAACAATCACACCAATGGCGCCAAGCTTAGCAGCCTCTGATGCACCATTTGCACGCTGATCAACCGCTCCGCCATAGGAGCTGAACATTGGAATCACTTTTGGATCCATAGGCCGGTTAAAGAAGACAATCTTGCCCTTCACACCTTTTTCACCAAGTTGCTTCAATTCATCCCAGGTTCTTACTTCAATTACGTTGGCCAATATACCTGCTGAACCGGTACCCACCGAACCACCCAAGGCGCAGATGTTAACTTCTTCCGATCCTAATTTTTTTGAATTGACAATTCGCCCGATTTCCTTTTTGCCCCGAACCCAATGCGGCACCAT is part of the Cyclobacteriaceae bacterium genome and harbors:
- a CDS encoding DUF3299 domain-containing protein, whose protein sequence is MQRIPTLFFFLITFGVLSAQPKNKYQGFPSLVWPKLYDIQYEKAFDDNGEYDKPIFSAAAKSLAGKTVVLPGYMVPFDNGTKGTVFMLTSLPLNACFFCGVGGPESVVQVFLKSTITYTEKPIEVKGVLRLNDKNPDLMIYTLEQAEFLGTIDF
- a CDS encoding M20/M25/M40 family metallo-hydrolase; this translates as MKYFLHAVLLLTYLVTHAQSPDEQFIRKIYDEALARGQSYEMLEHLCTKIGPRLSGSSGAAAAVEWSRQVMQAYGFDSVWLQPVMVPHWVRGKKEIGRIVNSKKLGSEEVNICALGGSVGTGSAGILANVIEVRTWDELKQLGEKGVKGKIVFFNRPMDPKVIPMFSSYGGAVDQRANGASEAAKLGAIGVIVRSMGVNLEDYPHTGSLRYALNVPKIPAVAIATRHAELLSSLLKDDKELKFYFETHCETLPDAPSFNVIGELKGSQHPDEIIVVGGHLDSWDLGQGAHDDGTGCVQSIEVLRIYKAMGYKPKRTIRAVMFMNEENGLRGGVEYASQAKLKNEKHIAAMESDRGGFTPRGFTLPTDAKAKEKIRSWKPLLEPYGLSDFSQEGGGADISPLAPQGVPLMGFLPDSQRYFNYHHTPEDTFDKVDKRELELGAASMAALVYLIDQYGLK